One Clostridium estertheticum DNA segment encodes these proteins:
- a CDS encoding CapA family protein — protein MKRSHKRKLNKKKAIRNISLLLFISVILTLVTIKTISFSLKKFNASHASSNEEKKQPTGKATSKNDNKPVGSTPVDKPSVVKNTEVLLSAVGDCTIGTDSKFNYATSLPAMVTNSNKDFSYYFKNVYSIFSRDDVTIANLETTFTDSNDKEEKQFNFKATSDFAKTLTLGSIEGVNLSNNHIYDYKEKGFQDTKLALTKEKVKYFGENAKWITKIKGQSFGFLGYRGWSTDQSFLNKLKGDILELKKTNSVVVINFHWGNENQYYPIDAQKQLAHFAIDNGADIILGHHPHVIQGIEQYKDRIIAYSLGNFCFGGNSNPTDKNTFIFQSNLKFTNNNLTSIGVRVIPCSISSVEYKNDYCPTPLQGAAKVNLLTNLNKQSPNSGFKISDEFFYINVNNNQ, from the coding sequence TTGAAAAGATCACATAAGAGAAAATTAAATAAAAAAAAGGCAATAAGGAATATATCTTTACTACTATTTATTTCTGTGATTTTAACTTTAGTTACCATTAAAACTATTTCTTTTTCTTTGAAGAAGTTTAATGCAAGCCATGCTAGTTCTAATGAAGAAAAAAAGCAGCCTACAGGTAAAGCTACTTCCAAAAATGATAATAAACCTGTGGGTTCTACCCCTGTAGATAAACCTAGTGTGGTGAAAAATACTGAAGTGCTCCTCTCCGCTGTAGGAGACTGCACTATAGGAACTGATAGTAAATTTAATTATGCTACTAGTCTTCCTGCTATGGTAACGAATTCTAACAAGGATTTTTCCTATTATTTTAAAAATGTATATAGTATTTTTAGCCGCGACGATGTTACCATTGCTAATTTAGAAACAACCTTTACAGACTCAAATGACAAAGAGGAAAAACAGTTTAACTTCAAAGCCACTAGTGATTTTGCTAAAACCTTAACTTTAGGCTCTATTGAAGGTGTTAATCTTTCTAATAACCATATTTATGATTATAAAGAAAAAGGATTTCAAGACACAAAGCTTGCCCTTACAAAAGAAAAAGTAAAATACTTTGGAGAGAACGCCAAATGGATAACAAAAATAAAAGGGCAGTCCTTTGGATTTTTAGGCTATAGGGGTTGGTCCACAGACCAAAGCTTTCTTAATAAATTAAAGGGTGATATTCTTGAATTAAAAAAGACTAACTCAGTTGTAGTTATAAACTTTCACTGGGGAAATGAAAACCAATATTATCCAATAGATGCACAAAAACAGCTGGCGCACTTTGCTATCGATAACGGTGCAGACATAATCCTTGGACACCACCCCCATGTAATTCAAGGCATTGAACAATATAAGGATAGGATTATTGCATATAGTTTAGGAAATTTCTGCTTTGGTGGTAACTCTAATCCAACGGATAAGAACACCTTTATTTTTCAGAGTAATTTAAAGTTCACCAATAATAATTTAACCTCTATTGGTGTACGTGTTATCCCTTGTAGTATATCCTCAGTTGAATATAAAAATGACTATTGCCCAACGCCACTTCAAGGCGCGGCTAAGGTAAATTTACTAACTAACTTAAATAAGCAATCCCCAAATTCAGGTTTTAAAATAAGTGATGAATTTTTCTATATAAATGTCAATAATAACCAATAG
- a CDS encoding MurT ligase domain-containing protein — translation MLEIKIQSLLSILASKFIMKLSVVLFKGGTNFPGKIALKLDPDILKTIANNYEVILVTGTNGKTTTTSMIYSIIKDSGKPVITNNTGANMYTGIVACFISNYSFKKSTQKKIAVIEVDEANVKFVTDYISPTIITITNLFRDQLDRYGEVYTTLRKILEGVEKTPTSTLILNGDESLLGNLNLKNPMLYYGFGTKVNENKIVDINADAKFCTICKAPYEYNFITYNHLGDFHCSKCGYKRPALAYSVDKIVDLTTSGSTVHINNKEYYINQPGTYNIYNALCAYSVTKALGIKEDIIEHALKTVASSFGRQETLNIEGKEVKIILVKNPAGYDEAVNTINLDKRKINLSLLLNDNYADGKDVSWIWDVNFERLTSLNINKIMISGIRLYDMAIRLKVAGFPAESFLLCKDEEALLHQIKACDGEIVYILATYTAMIDLRKFLHAKGHIDKIW, via the coding sequence GTGTTGGAAATTAAAATTCAGTCATTGCTCAGTATACTCGCTTCAAAATTTATTATGAAATTATCTGTGGTTTTATTTAAAGGTGGCACAAATTTCCCGGGCAAAATTGCCTTAAAGCTTGACCCTGATATTTTGAAAACCATAGCTAATAATTATGAGGTTATTCTCGTAACCGGTACAAATGGAAAAACAACCACCACAAGCATGATTTATAGCATTATAAAAGATAGTGGTAAACCAGTAATTACTAATAATACTGGTGCAAATATGTATACAGGAATAGTTGCTTGTTTTATTTCTAATTATTCTTTCAAAAAATCTACACAGAAGAAAATTGCTGTTATAGAAGTAGATGAAGCCAACGTTAAGTTTGTAACTGATTATATATCACCCACTATTATTACTATTACTAATCTATTTAGAGATCAGTTGGACAGATATGGTGAGGTATATACAACTCTTAGGAAGATACTGGAGGGCGTAGAAAAAACTCCTACCTCCACTCTTATACTTAATGGAGATGAATCCCTACTTGGAAACTTAAACCTTAAAAACCCTATGTTATACTATGGTTTTGGTACAAAGGTTAATGAAAACAAAATTGTAGATATAAATGCAGATGCTAAGTTTTGCACGATTTGTAAAGCACCTTATGAATATAACTTTATTACCTATAACCATCTAGGCGATTTCCATTGCAGCAAATGTGGATATAAGCGCCCAGCACTTGCATATTCCGTAGATAAAATTGTTGATTTAACTACCAGTGGTTCTACTGTCCATATAAATAATAAAGAGTATTACATAAACCAGCCAGGTACTTATAATATTTATAATGCCCTATGTGCTTATTCCGTAACTAAGGCGCTAGGCATAAAGGAAGATATTATAGAACATGCTCTTAAAACTGTAGCTAGTAGCTTTGGTAGACAAGAGACCTTAAATATTGAAGGCAAAGAGGTTAAAATAATATTAGTTAAGAATCCTGCAGGTTATGATGAAGCTGTAAACACTATTAACCTGGACAAAAGAAAAATAAACTTATCTCTTCTGTTAAATGATAATTATGCAGATGGTAAAGATGTCTCTTGGATTTGGGACGTAAATTTCGAACGTTTAACTTCACTTAATATTAATAAAATAATGATATCTGGAATACGATTGTACGATATGGCAATAAGACTTAAAGTAGCAGGCTTTCCAGCAGAATCCTTCCTCTTATGTAAAGACGAAGAAGCCTTACTACATCAAATTAAAGCTTGTGATGGCGAAATAGTTTATATACTAGCTACCTATACTGCCATGATAGACCTTAGAAAATTTTTACACGCTAAAGGCCACATAGATAAAATTTGGTAG
- a CDS encoding type 1 glutamine amidotransferase, producing the protein MEINICHLYPDLLNVYGDVGNILILKHRAEKRDIKVNIVNISMDDIFTAEDYDIVFFGGGQDYEQAIVSPNLIEFKKSAIDDYIQSGKVFLAICGGYQLLGKYYTTPDGEKLEGLGILDIYTEGGDKRFIGNTVIHNEAFDETYVGFENHSGRTYINDLNPLGRVLVGYGNNGEDGYEGCVYKNTYCTYFHGSLLSKNPELADRILTLALNNKYSEIALTTLDDSLEIKAKEFIINRETSNK; encoded by the coding sequence ATGGAAATCAACATTTGTCATTTATATCCAGACCTATTAAATGTATATGGGGATGTAGGAAATATTTTAATATTAAAACACAGGGCGGAAAAGCGAGATATAAAAGTAAATATTGTTAATATATCCATGGATGATATTTTTACTGCAGAGGATTATGATATTGTATTTTTTGGTGGAGGACAAGATTATGAGCAAGCCATTGTTTCTCCTAACTTAATAGAATTTAAAAAATCTGCCATTGATGACTATATCCAAAGTGGAAAAGTATTTTTAGCTATTTGTGGAGGATATCAATTGCTTGGGAAATATTATACTACCCCCGATGGCGAAAAGCTTGAGGGTCTTGGTATTTTAGATATTTACACCGAAGGCGGAGATAAACGTTTCATAGGAAACACTGTTATTCACAATGAAGCTTTTGATGAAACTTATGTAGGTTTCGAAAATCATTCTGGAAGAACTTATATTAATGACTTAAACCCACTTGGCAGGGTTCTAGTTGGCTATGGTAACAACGGAGAAGATGGTTATGAGGGCTGCGTATATAAAAACACCTATTGTACTTATTTCCATGGCTCTCTTTTATCTAAAAATCCTGAACTTGCAGACAGGATACTTACATTAGCATTAAACAACAAGTATAGTGAGATAGCCCTAACAACCCTTGACGATAGTTTAGAAATTAAAGCTAAAGAATTTATAATAAACAGAGAAACTTCAAATAAATAG
- a CDS encoding helix-turn-helix domain-containing protein gives MEILSTGEKIKRTRIYKGYTLREMCDDKISVSKMSCIENNKVMAEPWILELISKKLDIDIAYLNENVFEQVEENIKVLREQVKNDHDSMKDGFESKACYNLEFAHKYNYYELAIELIHMLFNFYLDKRDFEKTQSITSEYYDLYLKTTIDDNQLTYYIDMARHLYIKEEYLQASSYYSSVKRRLRDSEILNYKKLIIVTYNEAACNIMLKNYEQAYEVGITLLDLVQYVDTDFKAAEIYHMLAMLSIRMKNGKFEEYEKKSYELYKDKASSKAKAIYNYGSTMFDCNMKDRGIEYINKGLSCYPRDNMIGLVSFMLDCVNELIENDVLELAKTISDEVLNYAINLDDIKFIEKSYYYKAIILDRQEQSSSAEMYMNLSLDSLLKFGGKQDIYTRYLEMGSMYHKLGSVAESIKYFSLAIQLEKKM, from the coding sequence ATGGAAATATTATCAACGGGAGAAAAGATAAAAAGGACTAGAATATATAAAGGGTATACCTTGAGAGAGATGTGCGATGACAAAATCTCAGTATCTAAAATGAGTTGCATAGAAAACAACAAAGTTATGGCAGAACCTTGGATACTAGAATTGATTAGCAAAAAATTGGACATAGATATTGCATATTTAAATGAAAATGTATTCGAACAAGTAGAGGAAAATATTAAAGTATTGAGAGAGCAGGTCAAAAATGACCACGACTCTATGAAAGATGGGTTTGAATCTAAAGCTTGTTACAATTTAGAATTTGCACATAAGTATAATTACTATGAATTGGCTATTGAACTAATACACATGTTGTTTAATTTTTACTTGGATAAAAGGGACTTTGAGAAGACTCAATCAATAACTTCAGAGTATTATGATTTATATTTAAAAACAACTATAGACGATAATCAGTTGACCTATTATATAGACATGGCAAGACATTTATATATAAAGGAAGAATATCTTCAAGCATCTAGCTACTATAGTAGTGTTAAGCGAAGGCTAAGGGATAGTGAGATTCTTAATTATAAAAAATTAATTATAGTCACTTATAATGAAGCGGCTTGTAATATAATGCTTAAAAATTATGAGCAGGCGTATGAAGTAGGAATAACACTTTTAGACCTGGTACAGTATGTTGATACGGATTTTAAAGCTGCTGAGATATATCATATGCTTGCTATGCTATCTATAAGAATGAAAAATGGCAAGTTTGAGGAATATGAAAAAAAATCCTATGAGTTATATAAAGATAAAGCGTCTAGTAAGGCAAAAGCTATTTACAATTATGGTTCCACCATGTTTGACTGTAATATGAAAGATAGAGGGATTGAATATATAAATAAGGGACTTAGCTGCTATCCTAGGGATAATATGATAGGACTAGTTAGCTTTATGCTTGATTGTGTTAATGAACTTATTGAAAACGATGTACTGGAGCTGGCGAAGACTATTTCTGATGAAGTTTTAAATTATGCAATTAATTTGGATGATATTAAATTCATCGAAAAAAGCTATTATTACAAAGCTATTATTCTTGATAGACAGGAGCAGTCATCTAGTGCAGAAATGTATATGAATTTATCTTTAGATTCCCTATTAAAATTTGGTGGGAAACAAGATATATATACTCGATATTTAGAAATGGGAAGTATGTACCATAAACTTGGTTCAGTAGCAGAATCTATAAAGTATTTTAGTTTAGCTATACAATTAGAAAAAAAGATGTAG
- a CDS encoding helix-turn-helix domain-containing protein, with protein MEILSLGEKIKRKRKELNMTLKDLAGDRITPGQISLVESSKSNPSMDLLEYLANTLNTTVEYLMESEETQAEKICLYYENIAEALILNKDLVQAEQNIEKSLYYSEKYKLEYRKARNLSLRGDIYMAREEIASAQQVFLSSNVIFIKNNSYEEIIKTFLKLGKITLELKGYQSASSYFQQAEKVFVDNEMGNDFLLGEIYYYIGYTYFKLENVENAIKYSYLAQEKFKQIDSKKEYANSLLLLSNEYNEKGDIKNAIKYSKITLKVFYEIDNLNYIAEIENNLGRLFYEFENMEQSFIHLNKAKEIRQKSNDSKLIDTLVNICENYIKLKAVGKAKDALQQIFEFIEDGNHSALCQYYLLKYRIDLLEGNMNEAENTLLLALNFVKQQEQVKEAAEISIMLGKFYIDGGRDKDAAKYLNEGVELFNKLGIIK; from the coding sequence ATGGAAATATTGTCTTTAGGTGAAAAGATAAAGCGGAAAAGAAAAGAACTCAATATGACATTAAAAGACCTTGCAGGAGATAGAATAACTCCAGGACAAATTAGTCTTGTCGAGTCTAGCAAATCTAATCCTAGTATGGATTTATTAGAATATTTAGCGAATACTTTGAATACAACAGTGGAATATCTAATGGAGTCAGAAGAAACTCAAGCTGAAAAAATATGTTTGTATTATGAAAATATTGCTGAAGCGCTTATTCTAAATAAGGATTTAGTACAGGCTGAGCAAAATATTGAAAAATCATTATATTATTCTGAAAAATACAAATTGGAATATCGAAAAGCAAGAAATTTATCCTTAAGAGGAGATATATACATGGCTAGGGAAGAGATTGCGTCTGCACAACAAGTTTTTCTTTCCTCAAATGTTATCTTTATTAAAAACAACTCTTATGAAGAAATAATTAAGACTTTTCTTAAACTCGGAAAAATAACACTTGAACTTAAGGGTTACCAATCAGCTTCAAGCTATTTTCAACAAGCAGAAAAAGTTTTTGTAGACAATGAAATGGGAAACGATTTTTTACTCGGTGAAATATATTACTACATTGGTTACACTTATTTTAAATTAGAAAACGTGGAGAATGCTATAAAATATTCTTATTTAGCTCAAGAAAAGTTTAAGCAAATCGATAGTAAAAAAGAATATGCTAATTCACTCTTATTACTCTCAAATGAATATAATGAAAAAGGCGATATTAAAAATGCTATAAAGTATTCAAAAATTACTTTAAAAGTATTTTATGAAATTGATAATTTAAACTATATTGCTGAAATCGAGAACAATTTAGGCAGGTTATTTTATGAATTTGAAAACATGGAACAATCCTTTATACACTTAAATAAAGCCAAGGAAATCAGACAAAAAAGTAATGACTCAAAGTTAATAGATACCTTAGTAAATATATGCGAAAATTATATTAAGCTTAAGGCTGTAGGTAAAGCGAAAGATGCGTTGCAGCAAATTTTTGAATTTATAGAAGATGGTAATCATAGTGCATTATGCCAATATTATTTATTAAAATATAGAATAGATTTATTAGAAGGCAATATGAATGAAGCAGAAAATACACTATTACTAGCGCTAAATTTTGTAAAGCAGCAAGAGCAGGTAAAAGAAGCGGCTGAGATATCAATAATGCTTGGAAAGTTCTATATTGATGGTGGCCGAGATAAGGATGCAGCTAAATATCTGAACGAAGGTGTGGAATTATTTAACAAATTAGGGATAATTAAATAA
- a CDS encoding YtxH domain-containing protein: MGGKFISTITTGAIIGAVASAMLVPNMDRGTKRRVRKTGKMVKNMAEDMYDSVKDYIL; the protein is encoded by the coding sequence ATGGGTGGTAAATTTATATCAACAATTACAACAGGTGCTATAATTGGAGCAGTTGCAAGTGCAATGTTAGTTCCTAACATGGATAGAGGCACAAAAAGAAGAGTTAGAAAAACCGGTAAAATGGTAAAAAACATGGCAGAAGATATGTACGATAGCGTAAAGGATTATATATTATAA
- a CDS encoding viroplasmin family protein, whose translation MGKKVYAIKEGFNSSTNEKIENRIVNTWAECLKYVKGVKGAKYKSFEDINEAEKFLCDAGNSLKKADNTYPKDCLHVYVDGSYNSSTQEYSYGMVAALKDVVVHIESGAGKSESAKNIRQIAGELEGAIKGAQYALSIGEKKVVIFHDYVGICYHATGFWERKEESSKEYYKEMQQLMSNGLEVIFVKVDSHTGDLFNELVDEKCKEKLGINSDKTVEKWLTKNIINVASEQVKEEIVKIAPKGEKNIIVINSNFSEKNNTEIKDYGYDEIACEYKINPQVAKGLINNLTGTEKMDFIIFLLEGNK comes from the coding sequence ATGGGAAAGAAAGTTTATGCAATAAAAGAAGGCTTTAATTCTAGTACTAATGAAAAAATAGAAAATAGAATAGTTAACACTTGGGCAGAGTGCTTAAAATATGTAAAAGGCGTAAAAGGCGCTAAATATAAGAGTTTTGAGGACATAAACGAAGCTGAAAAGTTTTTATGCGATGCAGGGAATTCATTGAAAAAAGCAGATAACACTTATCCAAAAGATTGTCTTCATGTTTATGTTGATGGAAGCTATAATTCTTCAACGCAGGAGTATTCTTATGGAATGGTGGCTGCTTTGAAAGATGTAGTTGTACATATAGAGAGTGGGGCTGGGAAAAGTGAATCAGCAAAAAACATAAGGCAAATAGCAGGGGAACTCGAAGGAGCAATAAAAGGGGCTCAGTATGCCCTGTCCATAGGTGAAAAAAAGGTAGTAATATTCCATGATTATGTAGGGATTTGCTACCATGCTACAGGGTTTTGGGAACGGAAAGAGGAATCCTCAAAGGAATATTACAAGGAAATGCAACAACTTATGAGTAATGGACTAGAAGTTATATTTGTAAAGGTAGATAGTCATACAGGAGATTTATTTAATGAGCTTGTGGATGAAAAATGCAAAGAAAAATTAGGAATAAATTCAGATAAGACTGTAGAAAAATGGTTGACAAAAAATATTATAAATGTAGCAAGTGAGCAGGTAAAGGAAGAGATCGTGAAAATAGCTCCCAAGGGAGAAAAAAATATAATTGTTATTAATTCTAATTTTAGTGAAAAAAATAATACAGAAATTAAAGATTATGGGTATGATGAGATTGCTTGTGAATATAAAATAAATCCACAAGTAGCCAAAGGCTTAATAAATAATTTAACGGGCACAGAAAAGATGGATTTTATTATTTTTTTATTAGAAGGTAATAAATAG
- a CDS encoding ATP-dependent metallopeptidase FtsH/Yme1/Tma family protein: MNKIKNKYILLPVITAIFSLVFLIFVSNTFKISKDKLYVDFLKDTTANNISTVYVTTSPKIQVKLKDGTIYQTDNPRTNNFKENLLKSGINVSEQTLTNPAEVASIAGFVISLIVLGIMAFKSSKIKSKSMFSATNLDVTAVEDIGFNFENVAGNEEAKDSVQDVVDFLKNPKKYSAYGARMPKGIILYGDPGTGKTLLAKAVAGEANVPFYAVSGSDFVQIYVGVGAGRIRSLFKKARSHGRAVIFIDEIDAIGKKRDNGTGGGSDEKDQTLNALLTEMSGFNETEGIVIIAATNRLDMLDPALLRPGRFDRHIEVTLPDVSAREKILKLHLNNKPIKDIDYSEWAHKTTSFSGAKLENLANEAAIIACKDNSQFIENEHLDKAYSIMLAGYEKVDRGYIKDQDRKITAFHEAGHALISLKMLPKDKVSKVTIIPTTKGAGGYTLSIPEDKLYMNKEHLKKKIMVLLGGRAAEEIIFGRDHVTTGAYNDLQRSTQLVTTMITEYGMGESLGLLTMDKLNDSGFTNQEAAFSECKNLISELYEEVKAILMDGKESLEAVTDLLIQKETINYEDLINIIGDKNNNVA; the protein is encoded by the coding sequence ATGAATAAAATTAAAAACAAGTATATTTTACTTCCTGTTATCACTGCAATTTTTTCGTTAGTATTTCTCATTTTTGTGAGTAATACCTTTAAAATATCTAAAGATAAATTATATGTGGATTTTCTTAAAGATACCACCGCAAATAATATCTCTACTGTATATGTAACTACTTCTCCGAAAATTCAAGTTAAACTCAAAGATGGCACTATTTATCAAACTGATAATCCAAGAACAAATAATTTCAAAGAAAATTTATTAAAAAGTGGTATAAATGTTTCAGAGCAAACTCTAACAAATCCTGCTGAAGTGGCCTCAATTGCAGGTTTTGTTATATCACTTATAGTGCTTGGAATTATGGCCTTTAAATCCTCAAAGATAAAATCGAAAAGCATGTTCTCAGCTACAAATCTTGATGTGACCGCAGTAGAGGATATAGGTTTTAACTTTGAAAATGTAGCAGGCAACGAAGAAGCTAAAGATAGTGTACAGGATGTGGTAGATTTCCTTAAAAATCCTAAGAAATACTCAGCTTATGGAGCTAGAATGCCAAAGGGAATAATCTTATATGGAGATCCAGGAACAGGTAAAACCTTACTTGCAAAAGCTGTGGCTGGAGAAGCAAATGTACCTTTTTATGCAGTATCCGGTTCTGATTTCGTTCAGATATATGTAGGGGTAGGTGCCGGTAGGATTAGAAGCTTATTTAAGAAAGCAAGAAGTCATGGCCGCGCAGTTATATTTATTGATGAGATTGATGCTATTGGTAAGAAAAGAGATAATGGAACTGGTGGCGGTTCTGACGAAAAAGATCAGACCCTTAATGCTCTACTCACAGAAATGTCTGGTTTTAATGAAACAGAAGGTATAGTTATAATTGCAGCAACTAACAGGCTTGATATGCTAGACCCGGCACTTCTAAGACCTGGCCGTTTTGATAGACATATTGAAGTTACCTTACCTGATGTATCTGCTAGAGAGAAAATTTTAAAACTTCACCTTAATAATAAACCTATTAAGGATATAGATTATAGTGAATGGGCACATAAAACTACATCTTTTTCAGGTGCAAAGCTTGAGAACTTAGCTAATGAAGCAGCTATTATTGCTTGCAAGGACAATTCTCAATTTATTGAAAATGAACATTTGGATAAAGCTTATTCAATAATGCTTGCTGGGTATGAAAAAGTTGACAGGGGTTATATTAAAGATCAGGATAGAAAAATTACTGCCTTCCACGAAGCAGGACATGCTTTGATTTCACTAAAAATGCTACCAAAGGATAAAGTATCTAAAGTAACTATTATTCCAACTACCAAGGGTGCAGGCGGTTATACTTTAAGTATTCCTGAAGATAAACTGTATATGAACAAGGAACACTTAAAGAAAAAAATAATGGTACTCTTAGGTGGTAGAGCTGCTGAAGAAATTATTTTTGGCAGAGATCACGTAACCACTGGTGCATATAATGATTTACAAAGAAGTACTCAACTTGTAACAACAATGATAACAGAATACGGCATGGGTGAGTCCCTCGGACTACTTACTATGGACAAATTAAATGACTCAGGTTTTACAAATCAAGAAGCGGCATTTTCAGAATGTAAAAATTTAATCTCAGAATTATATGAAGAGGTTAAGGCTATCCTAATGGATGGAAAAGAATCATTAGAGGCTGTGACAGATTTATTAATCCAAAAAGAAACTATAAATTATGAAGATCTAATTAATATTATTGGAGACAAAAACAATAATGTTGCATAA
- a CDS encoding rhomboid family intramembrane serine protease: MKEKNIKIVIKGLTQQYGYLLEDIRSVDGNSELWTVSKDISEATYRLIFITGQSINELKQYDIPEDKNNIYILFSEDEFSMESDTKALSINNLLEKPMIRVELKDKKVNYSENVNLQVVQELASVMSNNNLQSKSEKISLEDKPWITIGIIAINVIMYVITAYLSYVYAKGSIFNSDTNVLILLGAKVNYLIAKGQYYRLISCMFLHGGIVHLGANMYSLYAIGPMIEKVYGKAKYVVIYFISGICASIFSYIFSTSVSIGASGAIFGLLGAVLVFAIKSKGKTGNAFIRSILSVIFINIFIGATLPNIDNFAHAGGLLGGMLIAFLVSFKTEG; the protein is encoded by the coding sequence ATGAAAGAAAAAAATATAAAAATTGTTATAAAGGGTCTTACCCAGCAATATGGATATTTATTAGAGGACATTAGAAGTGTGGATGGTAATTCTGAGCTTTGGACAGTTAGCAAAGATATTAGTGAAGCGACCTATCGACTAATATTTATTACAGGGCAGAGCATAAATGAATTAAAACAATATGATATTCCAGAAGACAAAAATAACATATATATATTATTCTCAGAGGATGAATTTAGTATGGAAAGTGATACGAAAGCGCTTTCTATTAATAATTTATTAGAAAAACCTATGATTCGCGTAGAGTTAAAAGATAAAAAAGTAAACTATTCCGAAAATGTTAATTTGCAAGTGGTGCAGGAACTAGCCAGCGTCATGAGTAATAACAATTTGCAAAGCAAAAGTGAAAAAATAAGTTTAGAGGATAAACCCTGGATTACAATAGGGATTATAGCTATAAATGTTATAATGTATGTGATTACAGCTTATTTGAGCTATGTTTACGCAAAAGGGAGCATATTTAATAGTGATACTAATGTTCTAATTTTGCTTGGAGCGAAAGTTAATTATCTAATAGCAAAAGGACAATATTATAGGCTTATTTCTTGTATGTTTTTACATGGTGGCATTGTGCATTTAGGTGCGAACATGTATTCACTTTATGCTATTGGGCCAATGATTGAAAAGGTTTATGGAAAGGCAAAGTATGTAGTTATTTATTTTATATCCGGTATATGCGCCTCTATATTTAGTTATATTTTTTCAACAAGTGTTTCTATTGGAGCCTCTGGTGCAATCTTTGGACTCCTTGGTGCAGTACTTGTTTTTGCAATTAAGTCTAAAGGTAAAACAGGAAATGCTTTTATAAGAAGTATTTTATCAGTTATATTTATAAATATATTTATAGGAGCAACACTACCAAACATTGATAATTTTGCTCATGCAGGTGGACTTCTTGGTGGAATGCTTATAGCCTTTTTAGTTAGTTTTAAAACTGAGGGTTAG